The region CCACGCCCTACGATTTCGCGCCAATACCACCGAGTCTCCGGTCGGTTCCAGTTTCATGGTGTGAATCCACCCGCTAGCAGAATGATGACCGTCTCGACACAAACCCGCCGCGGAAACCTGAGATTTATGGTCCGGGCTTTGCGCCATCGCAACTTTGCCCTGTTCTTTAGCGGGCAACTGGTGTCGCTCATCGGCACCTGGTTGAGCATGGTGGCCACCAGCTGGTTAGTGTACCGGATGACTCGCGAGTCCCAGCCCGAGCATGCCGCCATGATGCTGGGAGTCGTTAACTTCGCGGCCCAGATTCCCATCTTTTTACTAGCTCCCGTAGCCGGAGTGTGGCTCGACAGGCTGAATCGGCATCGCGTGCTGGTATGCACCCAAACACTCTCGATGTTGCAGTCGTTCGCGATGGCGTATTTGGTCCTCTCCGATCGAATTACCTTGGGCCAAATCATCGCCCTCAGCGTCTTTCAGGGAATCGTCAACGCGCTCGATATTCCCACCCGACAAGCGATGATCGCGCAAATGATCGACGAGCCTGAAGACCTCGGCAATGCGATCGCGCTGAATTCTTCCATGGTGCAGTCGGCGCGATTGGTAGGCCCGGGCATGGCAGGATTGTTGATCTACCAATTCGGCGAAGGCCTCTGCTTTCTTATCGACGGCTTTAGCTATTCCACGGTCATTATTGCCTTGCTCGCCATGCGGATGGTCTACGTTCCTCGCACGACAAAGCACCCTCCGGTCATGACCTCCCTGCGCGAGGGTCTAGTTTACGGCTTAGGGTTCGCTCCTATCCGAGCGCTGCTATCGATCGTGGCCACGGTCAGTCTGATGGCCATGTCGCAATCGGTATTGATGCCCATTTACGCCAACCAAATCTTAGGAGGTGAAGAGCGCACGTTGGGATTGTTGCTCGGCAGCGCGGGTCTGGGGGCCTTGTTGGGCGCCATTTACCTCGCATCGCGAACGAGCGTTCTAGGATTGGGCCGTGTCATTGCCGTGGGGGCAGTTGGTCTTGGCTTGGCTATGATTCTGCTGGCATCGTCCCATTCGCTGGTCAT is a window of Pirellulales bacterium DNA encoding:
- a CDS encoding MFS transporter, translating into MMTVSTQTRRGNLRFMVRALRHRNFALFFSGQLVSLIGTWLSMVATSWLVYRMTRESQPEHAAMMLGVVNFAAQIPIFLLAPVAGVWLDRLNRHRVLVCTQTLSMLQSFAMAYLVLSDRITLGQIIALSVFQGIVNALDIPTRQAMIAQMIDEPEDLGNAIALNSSMVQSARLVGPGMAGLLIYQFGEGLCFLIDGFSYSTVIIALLAMRMVYVPRTTKHPPVMTSLREGLVYGLGFAPIRALLSIVATVSLMAMSQSVLMPIYANQILGGEERTLGLLLGSAGLGALLGAIYLASRTSVLGLGRVIAVGAVGLGLAMILLASSHSLVISIVALLVAGASLLVQAASSNTLLQTIVDEDKRGRVMSLFAMAFMGMAPFGSLLAGTIATEIGIRLTLAAAGSVCIVAGFAFARHLPSIRSLVRPIYIAKGILPAVVADVQAATDIPAAEVAALGNGGNVQNSQSEERLSSEPAIRVNR